Proteins found in one Candidatus Gorgyraea atricola genomic segment:
- a CDS encoding cellobiose phosphorylase produces the protein MKKSVKYYIDANNEFIIENYNQAGNFSSFLPGIAGLFGKPMWAFYVNRAQCMCSFGIKSKDSPIMEFLPANRAYQLVSSQGFRTFIKIKAKKGTILYEPFCVNSNAIQKMFISSHELRLKEVNHELGIEVEVDYFTIPGESFAGLARVVTLKNISKKDLKMEILDGAPLFIPYGVNNFFLQKMRRTVEAWMLVENIAKGAPFYRLKVDPSDISETSFISEGNFYLSSLSKYGKKAECLPVFVDPKLIFGEINDFSHPIHFVNEPGFKVPDSQRSQNKLPCAMSLASSKLKKGGSVTLYSLMGHMGSKEKLNSMISRLTDRKFFIDKREENKTIVQKLQDDVFTSSAEKKYDLYCKQTFLDNVMRGGYPVNFGDQSPTFYVYSRKHGDLERDYNRFYVDPTYFSQGNGNFRDINQNRRNDVFFNPDVGDSNILNFYNLQQLDGFNPLVLHGVKFRVKNNVLLRDAFKGKVDLNAIRKIEYILQNDFSPGELFMTIEKAGIKLKRPWHEFLGELLRNCDAKYEATHSEGFWIDHWTYNLDLVESFLSIYPEKLKEILLDKKEFTFYDNSHCVKPVSEKCLLVGLGKVRQYHSLRHDSKKKHLIKKRHDDAYVMRSSRGTGKIYKTTLLIKMLCIIANKIASIGPCGRGIEMEADKPGWCDSMNGLPGLFGTSTPEVFELKRQIVFILEALKELNLNPAVKIRLAGEIQDFITKLESLIKTSKAKKDFYYWNKANLLKEKYREKVKLGLSGTENTLSIAELERILKIFLSKIDSVIKKTYIPSKKVYATYFANEVSKFKNLNKRDPKTELPLVEPTAFKTSKIPLFLEGNVRAMRIEKDIKKKKALYSALKKTGLYDKKLKMYKINESLEGISKEVGRSSVFTPGWLENESIWLHMEYKYLLEILRAGLYKEFFEEFNNLLIPFQDPEVYGRSVFENSSFIVSSAFPDKKLHGKGFVARLSGSTAEMMTIWLLMNVGEKPFFLNNKGELCLKFSPVLPGWLFTQKAKNGFPKNSFTFKFLGKTTVTYHNPRRKNTAGANSVKTRFLVIKYDSGKKVEVKKDIIEAPYSKDIRDRKVKRIDIYLG, from the coding sequence ATGAAAAAGTCTGTAAAGTACTATATAGACGCCAATAACGAATTTATCATAGAAAACTATAACCAGGCAGGGAATTTCTCTAGTTTCTTACCAGGCATAGCAGGACTATTTGGAAAGCCTATGTGGGCGTTCTATGTCAATAGGGCCCAGTGTATGTGCAGTTTTGGCATTAAGAGTAAAGACAGCCCTATCATGGAATTTCTGCCCGCGAATAGGGCCTACCAGCTTGTATCTTCGCAAGGCTTCCGCACATTTATAAAAATAAAGGCTAAAAAAGGGACTATCCTGTATGAACCATTTTGCGTGAACTCTAATGCGATTCAAAAGATGTTCATTAGCTCTCACGAGCTCAGGCTTAAGGAAGTCAATCACGAGCTCGGCATTGAAGTAGAAGTAGATTATTTTACTATACCAGGCGAGTCTTTTGCCGGCCTTGCAAGGGTAGTTACATTAAAGAATATATCAAAAAAAGATTTGAAAATGGAGATATTGGACGGCGCGCCTCTTTTTATACCTTATGGCGTGAATAATTTCTTTCTTCAAAAGATGAGGCGTACTGTTGAGGCATGGATGCTTGTGGAAAATATAGCAAAGGGCGCGCCGTTTTATAGGTTAAAGGTAGATCCTAGTGACATATCTGAGACATCTTTTATAAGCGAGGGAAATTTTTACCTGAGCTCCTTATCTAAATACGGGAAAAAGGCAGAATGCCTGCCTGTCTTTGTTGATCCGAAATTGATTTTCGGAGAGATCAATGATTTTTCGCATCCCATACATTTTGTAAATGAGCCAGGGTTCAAAGTGCCTGATTCGCAGAGAAGTCAGAATAAACTTCCATGCGCTATGTCTCTTGCATCATCCAAGCTTAAAAAAGGAGGGAGTGTAACGCTTTATTCCTTGATGGGCCACATGGGCTCAAAAGAAAAACTGAATTCAATGATATCGCGATTAACCGACAGGAAATTTTTTATAGATAAGAGAGAAGAAAATAAGACAATTGTACAAAAACTTCAGGACGATGTCTTCACATCTTCAGCTGAGAAAAAGTATGATCTTTACTGTAAACAGACATTTCTTGATAATGTCATGCGCGGCGGCTATCCAGTAAATTTCGGAGATCAATCGCCCACCTTTTATGTATATTCCAGAAAGCATGGCGACCTGGAAAGGGATTACAATAGATTTTATGTAGATCCCACATATTTCTCGCAGGGCAATGGTAATTTCAGAGACATAAATCAGAATCGCAGAAATGACGTGTTCTTTAATCCTGATGTAGGTGATTCAAATATATTGAATTTTTACAATCTGCAGCAACTGGATGGCTTTAACCCCTTAGTCCTGCACGGAGTAAAATTCAGGGTCAAGAATAACGTATTATTAAGAGATGCCTTTAAAGGAAAAGTAGATCTAAACGCTATAAGAAAGATAGAGTATATCCTGCAGAATGATTTTTCCCCTGGAGAGCTTTTCATGACCATTGAAAAGGCCGGCATTAAATTAAAGAGGCCATGGCATGAATTCCTGGGCGAACTTTTAAGGAATTGCGATGCAAAATACGAAGCCACGCACAGCGAGGGTTTCTGGATAGACCATTGGACGTACAATCTTGATTTAGTAGAGAGCTTTTTATCAATATATCCAGAGAAGCTAAAAGAGATCCTGCTGGATAAAAAAGAGTTTACCTTCTACGATAATAGCCATTGTGTAAAGCCTGTCTCTGAAAAATGTCTTTTAGTTGGATTGGGTAAGGTCAGGCAGTATCATTCCTTGAGGCATGATTCTAAGAAGAAACATCTGATAAAAAAACGACATGATGACGCGTATGTAATGCGTTCATCCAGAGGAACAGGAAAGATATATAAGACCACGCTCCTTATCAAGATGTTATGCATTATAGCAAATAAGATAGCGTCTATAGGGCCTTGCGGCAGGGGTATTGAGATGGAGGCAGATAAGCCAGGCTGGTGCGATTCAATGAATGGCCTGCCAGGATTATTCGGGACATCTACGCCTGAGGTCTTTGAGTTAAAGAGACAGATTGTTTTTATATTAGAAGCGCTTAAAGAGCTAAATCTAAACCCTGCAGTGAAGATTAGGCTTGCAGGGGAAATACAAGATTTTATAACAAAGCTGGAATCGCTCATCAAGACATCCAAGGCTAAAAAAGATTTTTATTATTGGAATAAGGCTAATTTATTAAAGGAAAAGTACAGGGAAAAGGTCAAGCTTGGTCTTAGTGGTACTGAAAATACACTTAGCATTGCAGAGCTGGAAAGGATATTGAAAATATTTCTTTCAAAAATAGACTCTGTTATTAAAAAGACATATATCCCGTCCAAAAAGGTTTATGCAACTTACTTTGCAAACGAGGTGTCTAAATTCAAAAATCTGAATAAACGAGATCCAAAAACAGAACTTCCTCTTGTAGAGCCTACAGCGTTTAAGACTAGCAAGATACCTTTATTTTTAGAGGGAAACGTGCGGGCCATGAGGATTGAAAAGGATATAAAGAAGAAAAAGGCGCTGTATAGTGCATTGAAAAAAACAGGCCTATACGACAAGAAGCTCAAGATGTATAAGATCAATGAATCCCTTGAGGGTATTTCAAAGGAGGTGGGCCGCTCCAGTGTATTTACGCCTGGGTGGCTTGAGAATGAATCTATATGGCTGCACATGGAGTACAAATATCTTTTAGAGATCCTGCGAGCAGGCCTTTATAAAGAATTCTTTGAGGAATTCAATAACCTTCTTATACCATTTCAGGACCCAGAGGTCTATGGAAGGAGTGTGTTTGAGAATTCATCTTTTATAGTATCTAGCGCATTTCCAGACAAGAAGCTGCACGGCAAGGGCTTTGTGGCAAGGCTCAGTGGTTCAACCGCAGAGATGATGACTATATGGCTGTTGATGAATGTAGGGGAGAAGCCATTTTTTCTTAATAACAAAGGAGAACTTTGCCTGAAGTTCAGCCCAGTATTACCAGGATGGCTTTTTACTCAAAAGGCCAAGAATGGATTTCCGAAGAATAGTTTTACATTTAAGTTTTTAGGTAAGACCACAGTCACTTATCATAATCCTCGAAGGAAAAATACAGCTGGTGCAAATTCAGTAAAGACGCGTTTTCTTGTCATTAAATATGATAGCGGCAAAAAGGTAGAGGTAAAAAAAGACATCATAGAGGCGCCTTACTCAAAAGACATAAGAGACAGAAAAGTAAAGAGGATAGATATTTACCTTGGATAA
- a CDS encoding sulfite exporter TauE/SafE family protein, producing MDNALIPLYITAASIGFIHTLFGPDHYLPFIVMSKARKWSLLKTSVITFLCGLGHVMSSVVLGAIGIIFGIAVMRLEVFEGFRGNLAGWALMAFGFTYLVWGIHRAIKNRPHKHLHLHSDSINHSHDHSHMKEHAHVHGEKKANITPWVLFTIFVLGPCEPLIPILMYPAAKSSIAGIITVAAIFSSVTIATMLGMVLILSFGINLIPLRRVERYTHAIAGATILLCGIAIQLGL from the coding sequence TTGGATAATGCATTGATTCCTTTATACATTACAGCAGCTTCGATCGGTTTTATTCATACGCTTTTTGGCCCTGACCATTATCTCCCGTTTATTGTAATGAGTAAGGCCCGAAAGTGGTCTTTGTTAAAGACAAGCGTAATAACGTTTTTATGCGGGCTTGGCCATGTGATGAGCTCTGTTGTTCTTGGGGCTATAGGAATTATTTTTGGCATCGCGGTCATGAGATTAGAGGTATTTGAGGGTTTTCGTGGAAACCTCGCAGGCTGGGCCTTGATGGCGTTTGGGTTTACGTATCTGGTCTGGGGGATACACAGGGCAATAAAAAATAGGCCTCACAAACATTTACACCTTCATTCAGATTCTATAAACCATTCGCATGATCACTCTCACATGAAGGAACATGCCCATGTTCACGGAGAGAAAAAGGCAAATATTACACCATGGGTCCTTTTTACAATATTTGTACTTGGCCCATGCGAGCCACTAATACCCATCCTCATGTATCCTGCAGCAAAAAGCAGTATCGCAGGTATCATTACTGTAGCCGCGATATTCAGCAGCGTAACTATCGCTACGATGCTTGGTATGGTCTTGATCTTGTCCTTTGGGATAAATCTGATTCCATTGAGGCGGGTCGAGCGCTACACCCACGCCATAGCCGGCGCCACCATCCTACTCTGCGGCATCGCCATCCAACTGGGGTTGTAG
- a CDS encoding ferritin family protein — protein sequence MANLFSGPEVVEIGIQIEKNGKAFYDGVVKISKSQKAKEIFEFLGGEEDKHIKRFENLLAQVKKYEPSEAYPGEYFAYLRALSEGYVFTKANKGAEIAKGIKSEKDAVDAGIGFEKDSILFYHEMKKFALEGEQKIIEKLLEEEQSHLRKLIELRGLYE from the coding sequence ATGGCAAATCTTTTTTCAGGTCCTGAAGTTGTAGAAATTGGAATACAGATAGAAAAGAATGGCAAGGCCTTTTACGATGGTGTAGTAAAAATATCAAAAAGTCAAAAGGCAAAAGAGATCTTTGAATTTCTTGGAGGCGAAGAGGATAAGCACATAAAGAGATTCGAAAATCTACTTGCTCAGGTCAAGAAATACGAACCATCTGAGGCATATCCAGGTGAATATTTTGCTTATCTCAGGGCGCTCTCAGAAGGATATGTATTTACAAAGGCAAATAAAGGCGCTGAAATAGCCAAGGGCATTAAGAGCGAGAAGGACGCAGTGGATGCAGGCATTGGATTTGAAAAAGACTCGATCCTTTTTTATCATGAGATGAAAAAGTTTGCCTTAGAGGGCGAACAAAAGATCATCGAAAAGCTCCTCGAAGAAGAACAGTCGCATCTCAGGAAATTGATAGAATTAAGGGGGCTTTATGAGTAA
- a CDS encoding N-glycosylase/DNA lyase: protein MKSLLDSYKKKKIDIRNRLQEFQHVYKRGDKDIFAELCFCILTPQAKAVICDQAIKRLQRHDLLFKGSQGDVRRCLKGVRFPNNKARYLVEARKCSDLKAMIDTKDLIRARDWLVKNIKGLGYKEASHFLRNIGFGQDLAILDRHILKNLKRYGIIKKIPESLTKKEYIKIENKMREFFQQLNIPLDEIDLLFWSTETGIIFK, encoded by the coding sequence ATGAAAAGTCTTTTGGACAGTTATAAAAAGAAAAAAATAGATATACGAAACAGGTTGCAGGAGTTTCAGCATGTCTATAAAAGAGGCGATAAGGATATATTCGCTGAGCTCTGTTTCTGTATATTGACACCACAGGCAAAGGCAGTTATTTGCGATCAGGCTATAAAGAGACTACAGAGACACGATTTACTTTTTAAAGGCTCCCAGGGAGACGTGAGGCGCTGTTTAAAAGGTGTGCGCTTTCCTAATAATAAGGCGCGGTATTTAGTCGAGGCAAGAAAATGTTCAGATTTAAAGGCCATGATTGACACAAAAGACCTTATCAGGGCCAGGGATTGGCTCGTTAAAAACATCAAAGGCCTTGGCTATAAAGAGGCAAGTCATTTTTTAAGAAACATAGGATTTGGCCAGGACCTGGCTATACTCGACAGGCATATACTTAAGAATCTGAAAAGATACGGGATTATAAAGAAAATACCAGAGTCATTGACTAAAAAAGAATACATAAAAATAGAAAACAAGATGAGAGAGTTTTTTCAACAATTGAATATTCCACTGGATGAAATAGACCTTTTGTTCTGGTCTACGGAGACAGGGATTATATTCAAATAA
- a CDS encoding glutaredoxin domain-containing protein produces the protein MSKSVKVYSTSTCPYCHRAKDFLKEKNIAFEDIDVGADPDAGKKMMDKSGQVGVPVLDIDGQIIVGFDKEAISKALDI, from the coding sequence ATGAGTAAAAGCGTAAAGGTATATTCGACATCCACCTGCCCTTATTGTCACAGGGCAAAGGATTTTCTTAAAGAGAAGAATATAGCATTCGAGGATATAGATGTAGGTGCTGATCCTGATGCAGGTAAGAAGATGATGGATAAATCAGGACAGGTGGGCGTGCCTGTCCTTGATATTGACGGCCAGATAATAGTAGGTTTTGATAAAGAAGCGATATCTAAGGCGCTCGATATATGA